aaaacactagagaaactaaataaaaattcatcgATTCAGTTAGCTTTTAGTTGATGGTACCATTGTTATTAGCCACCAAATCAATGTAATTATAAACATGGAAAGGGACCCAATTTGTAAAAcactaaaaagaaaagaaaaaacccATGATGATATGTAATTAATCAAAGTGATCGTATTGCATGACGCACTAGAACACATGAAATGGGAACGGTACGCACACTATTAGCCCACTCAACCTTACCCCTAACATTTTCATCACCATTCCCCTTCTTAAACGCAATCGACGCGCACCAAATATTCTTCTCATAGCCATGACAAGCATGCACAAGCTTGTCCCAAATCATTAAGAGTTTCCCACCGCAATTAACCACTTCGAAACTACCACTATCACCTTCGCAGTACCTCTTCAGCACCGACAAACCTTTGACCCTTCCCCACTTATTGTGCTTCTTATCATACCACAAAATACCTTTATTGAAGTAAAAGTACCTTATATTCTCTATCACAACATTAGACGCAATCATGGGTGGTCGACCTAAAACTTTCCATCTACCTTCTTTGGTATCATAAACATCACAACCATTCTTATTCCTCTTGATGCTTTCAACGTAGATCTTTTCCCCCTTCACTCTCATTTTCTTAAGTGTAGAAAAACGTAGCTGGACGCCAGGGTCAGGTAAAGATTCCCAAGTTTGAGTCTTTGTATCGTAAACCTCAGCCCAATTCTTGGTTTCATATATGCTGCAACCTCCCATAACGTATATTTTCGCATCGAGGACGCCAGCAATGGCATCTTCCCCTCGAGCCACAGTCATGTTCGGGAGTTCAAGCCAGTCGCAAATCCCTGATTTAGAGACTGACAAATTGGAAGCTGGATAACCGTAGCGATTGATAGCGTACCACTCTGAACCAACCTTACACGTGAACGCTGGTAGACGCTGACAATAAGATGAAGGTATTGGTACCAACAAAGCATTCCCGGTATTCTCCAAGTCATTGGTTAGGGTTTGGTTAGGTTTTAACCAGAGACAGAACCAGGAAAGAGGACTACTACTGTAACTGGAAAACTGTAAATAGACATAAAGGATGTGTTCGTCGGTTTTTTGAAGAAGTCTAGTCGTGTAGAGCTCGTAGGATGAGACGAGAGAGGCAAAGGTCTTGCTGACTAGAGTGAGTTTAGGGTAGTACGATGGTGATATCCGAGCTATGCAGTTCAGAAGGATGTCATCTGGAAGAGAAAATAACGAAAGAGATGGATTCAAATTCTTCGACTTTTTCTCTGACGGTTCAGATACGGAGTTCATAGCGGCAGAGGCGGCTGTTGTAGCCAAAGTACGTAGGGGACGTTTTGTAAAACTAGGgttaataaaacattatataagtGTTCAGAACTTTTACAATGCAGTTTTTAGTTTAAAAGGCTTTATGATGCAATAACGACTAGTTAgtttaatcattaaaaattatggattatttattagtttaaacCTCGTAGAACGAATAGAAGTATAGAACACGGTCTCACCAGCACAAATCATGCcaactttttttcctttttgggCAATTCTTCAAATTAGCCTATTTTCAAACTTCAAAGAGGAAAATGAtacaaaaaaattcattaacAAGAAAGACCATTCTGGTACTtgcattataaatatataaatataaatataaagaaataataaaaataaataaaataaaataatttttaatataatttaaattatatgttttcaaattcaaactttaatgatttttgtgatttttttttctaatctcCTTTTGGAATTGAAAATGCTTTTTGAaactgtttttaaattttttattttcaaatgtttaatatttaacatcaatactattaaaacatgagaaCTTTTTATCTACTTGCAAGTAATATATGTTGGACCattacatttaattatttttcctattatttttacttatatctgatttagttattattaaatttgCACCCTAGCCTAAAATTACTGAACAACATAACTAAACTATTAATCttataaaacataatcaaacgaaagcaatattttaaattaatgaatcTCTataaatatctctctctcttaaaactataaactatatataaaaatatttaatatttttaaagtcaaaaaagaaaattattttagatactTAAATTAAATTGACTATACaatagaacctctataaattaatactatataaattaataatctctataaattaataaatttcgttGGTCCCAATTTGGGATGGTgtaaaatacaatacaaatcgataaaataataagataataatatttttaagactaccatataaatatatagtcccattaaaatcataaattaataatctatcaatatatatattttatataagtacaaactaaacattatattgttgattctatatttacaatgaaaatacatctatttctcttaatattttcaatatattttgataatatttagtaaaattatatcgaaaatcacataacaattacaaaaaatataaaatatacaccaaataagataataaaacaatatgaaagtcaaatttataaaatttaaataatgtatatatggtaaaatcaaatatttttttattttataaacaaaaatagaaaaaaaaaatctaaaaaggaaacttttgtaaattaatatctctataaataataaaatttaaagtcccaacattattaatttatagaggttctactgtatttATCAATTTGAAACCAACATCTAATATATAAACGGCCACGAcctacacattttatatatagatgCGTTGAAGTTATTATATgttgttagaatttttttaatgtaatttagtttaattattaaaataaatttcagtataaataggtttataaaagataaaatattacTGTGAAAAAGAATTGTGATTATGTAAGATACAAATTATACTAATTTCCTAACAGAACCAAATTATCAagatattttatccaaaatattttaaaatagttaatttttattattaaaaattcaaaaatgtaattttaactGAATTATTTGAAATCATCCAAAAAACAGAGACCACACCGAAACggcaaaaccaaactaaactcaaaattttattgGGTTCTAACATTGTTATTCAGATCTAACCGGAAAcataataatcaaattaaattaacctaaattcataaataattgaaCGGTTCATATATATCTCTTGAAccgaaaaaatcaaaaatcacatccgaaccgaaaccaaaaaaaaaaaagaaattgggaTCGAATCAAAACTGATGCTCATGACTAAACATATTAGTGAACAAATAGATGGGTTAATAAATTTGTCGACAAAAAATAATTCCGTgcttttaagggcggatcataaatttggttcaactatttgaaaaaatcgatttgcggatgtgggttatgagtattttattcggGGTGGGTGCAGGTTGGTAGGTTTTGCATTGCGGGTACCCGCCGACCCgaaaagtttttgaaaaataaaagtaaaaataaaagtaaaaaccttttaaaaaaatggtagttaaaagaaattaataatatataaattttattataaatatatttttatatttttatatttttataataattaaattaaataattattttaaaagtttataaccCACAGATAACCCAAAAATTAAATGGGGCGGGTGgcggtacaaattatttgtttgcgggttgtgcgaatcatattttttgaccaaaacaaaattaaaatctgcgggttggcgggttcgacAGGCAATCCAACCCTAACCGAGTGTATATCggatcaattttttaaattgctattatttaataaaatatattttgattaacatttacacacaaatatgattacaaagaaaaatacaaatataatcagaaagaaaacaaaaatatgagaattaaactaaaacaaaaaaatatacccgccatttaaagggcgggtcagaatctagtcaATACAATTAAGCTTTAatactatttaattaatttgtttttatattaccAATTAGCTTTAGATAAGGTTAACCCCAAAAAATAGCTTTAGATTCGATAGCATGAGATTGGTATCGAatctaaaactattttttgggGTTAACCTTATCTAAAgctaatactattaaaacacaaatatgacgTTGCTATCGAATCTAAAGATTTTTTGGGGTTAACCTTATCTAAAGCTAATacaattaaaacacaaatatgacgtattgatatatgttgtgtccaaattattttataaccaccttctaaatattaataataactgATAGTTATGTGTTTTATACAAATATTGTAACCACCTATTACTAAAAAGTATTTTAACCTCCATTTATCCCAAGATTCTCGGGACCACTCTCCCAAATATATATTACTCGATAGTTTCTGTTGAGTATTTAGATCGGATTAGGTTAGGTTTAGCTTTCCGTTCAATGCGTGATTAGGTTTGTTCGATTCTTTCAGGTTCGAGATCAAAGCGACGAAGAACTAAAGATCGACACAAGATTTGTTCACCCGGTGTTCGCTGATCTACTCACCGGGGAGGGAACGGCATCCCTCAACTGATCACTATCAACTCAAGCTTATACAGAGTACAACAATGGCGAATCAATCGCTTACAACAACGAAAAAATGAAGATAGAGTAGCTCACTTGCCGAATCCTCTATGACGCCGGTAAACCACCGCCGGAATGGTTCGATCTCAACCGTGTACCGCTTTCATGGCTCCGTCGACGTCAACCTCTCGACTTGAGCTAAGTTCTTCCTATCTCTTCTCCGTTCTCTGTATCTCTTGATCTGTGATCTCTCTCGCCGTAGTGACGAAGACAGCTCATGAGTTTGTTATAACAAACTCCTCCCCTCTTGAAACGCACCGTTTCAGTTAGCTGTCATTATTATTCCTGGGCTGAGACTTGGGCTTCCTTGTTTCTCTTGCAGGTTTACACGGAGATGGGCTGCGACATCGAAGCCCACTCGGTGTTTGACTGAACCAAAGTCCACAATCTCCACCTTTCAGACACAACACCGAAGtgctgtctctctctcttctcgaAACCTAGCCGCTTGTCTCTCTGAGGCGATTCACCGCCTCCTCTCGTCTCCGACGCTTATCGGCGACTCCAGGAGCAACTCTTTTCACTTCTGATGACAGAGAACCTCTACGGATGTAAGGTACTCTCTGTatccctctctcttctcttttcttcttctgatttGCTTCGACTGAAGAAGTAAATCATTCTTGGATCTTTCACTTTCTGacccttttcttctcttctccttgcATATCAAACTGAGCGACGATTCAATCTTTGATCAAATCTATCCGCTAGACTCTGAAGATGAACCGACAAACTGCTGACGACTCTGCATGAACCTGATCTGAGCCGGACTGTTTCAGAATCAACTGTCAGACTTCAAAGCTTCAGACTTTCCGTAACATCGAACCCATATAAGTAACCACTGACTTCTCTTCCTTTCGATGAACACTGAACCTTTCAAGATGAACTGACACTGATGATGAAAACTTCTTACTAACTCTGATCTTCTCTCTGTTTCAGGAACCTTGAAGAGACTCCACCTGAGAAGAAACTCCACCTCGCTTCCTATACTCGGGTAACGATTTCTCTCTTTTTACTTCAAGTTGGTTTGATATCAGTAAGTTTAGTAACAACTCATAAGAATGATAATGTTAACTAACTTCCCtgaatctttgttttctttgcGAGGTAACCAACAACGGAGCCACATCGTTACCCGGAGCCGCTTCCTTCTCAGAACAGATTCACCAGCTCAGAGCAGAGTCTGAACTTCGGACCAGGTAACACTTTAGTTAGGAAATCGGCTGGATTTTTGCTTGTGTGAATCTTGTGTAGGATAATATCACCCTGAGCAACAATATCACGGATGAAGTGATACTTGTTTGCAACATGCTTAGTCCTTTCGTGAAATACTCTGTTTTTAGCTAGAGCTAGGGCACTCTGTGAATCACAATGCATCTTCACACTTCCTGGTTTTAGGCCTAGTTCTTCACATATCCCTTTTAACCAAATAGCTTCTTTGGTTGCTGTGGAGAGTGCCATATACTCTGCCTCAGTAGTCGACAAAGCTACAACTGATTGTAGGTTAGATCTCCACGAAACTGTATTACCCCAAACCTTGAACACATACCCAGTAACTGAACGTCGTCTGTCTAAATCAGCCGAGTATTCTGAATCTGAAAATCCCTCAATAGAACGCACATCACTCTTAACAAACGTTAAACTGGTTTTAGATTCACCCCGtagaaactttaaaatccacttCACTGCCAACCAATGCTCCATACTAGGTTTAGACATAAACCTGCTCACAACTCCCACTGCATGTGCTAAGTCTGGTCTTGAGCCAATCATGGCATACATGAGGCTCCCGACTGCACTTGCATAAGAGATTCCTTCCATCTCAGCTGCACCTGCTAACGCCTCTGCCTTGGTTTGACTCTTCAGTTTGAATTGAGGCGCCAATGGAGTTGTGACTGGCTTAGCATCTTGCATCCCGAAACTCTTTAGAACTTTCTCAATGTATGCCTCCTGAGAGAGTACTAAAGTTCCCTTCTTCCTGTCACGAATAATGTCCATTCCAAGAATTctggaagcccttcctaaatcTTTCATTTCGAATTCTCTGCTCAGACTGTCTTTCAATCTTCTGAATCTCAGTCATATCTCCTGAAGCAATTAGCATATCATCCACGTATAGAAGTAGATAGATTTCCTTAGGAGTATCAACACTTCTCATGTAGACACACCAATCATACTCACTCTGTAGaaacttttctttcttcatgAAACAGTCAAACCGTAGATTCCACTGTCTAGGagattgctttagaccatatagAGACTTCCTTAGGAGACACACCTTGTTCTCATCCCCGGGTTTCACATAACCTTCAGGTTGATCCATTAGAATCCTTTCGTCTAGGTTCCCGTGAAGAAAAGCAGTCTTGACGTCTAGTTGTTCTAACTCATAGTCTCTGTTCACCACAATTGAAAGCATCAGTCTTATTGAGACGTGCTTGACAACTGGTGAAAACACTTCATTGTAGTAAATGCCTTCCTTCTGTGAATACCCTTTAGCAACTAGTCTTCCCTTGTATCTCATGTCCTTCACACCGGGGATTCCCGGTTTATACTTGAAGAGCCACTTGCAGCCAACGGTCTTCTGACCTTTTGGTCTCTCAATGAGATCCCAAGTGTGATTTCTGTCAAGTGAATCCATCTCTTCGTCTGCAGCAT
This genomic stretch from Raphanus sativus cultivar WK10039 chromosome 3, ASM80110v3, whole genome shotgun sequence harbors:
- the LOC108836104 gene encoding putative F-box/kelch-repeat protein At4g39756, whose product is MNSVSEPSEKKSKNLNPSLSLFSLPDDILLNCIARISPSYYPKLTLVSKTFASLVSSYELYTTRLLQKTDEHILYVYLQFSSYSSSPLSWFCLWLKPNQTLTNDLENTGNALLVPIPSSYCQRLPAFTCKVGSEWYAINRYGYPASNLSVSKSGICDWLELPNMTVARGEDAIAGVLDAKIYVMGGCSIYETKNWAEVYDTKTQTWESLPDPGVQLRFSTLKKMRVKGEKIYVESIKRNKNGCDVYDTKEGRWKVLGRPPMIASNVVIENIRYFYFNKGILWYDKKHNKWGRVKGLSVLKRYCEGDSGSFEVVNCGGKLLMIWDKLVHACHGYEKNIWCASIAFKKGNGDENVRGKVEWANSVRTVPISCVLVRHAIRSL